The genomic segment CCGTGCGCCCCAATCAAGATGCTCCATCTCCTTATCTGTTATGCGAAAAATTGTTATTAATTGAGAGAGTGAAAGCATAAGAGAACATCATGAGACCGAGACCGATGTTTTTACCGTGCAAATGCTCGAAAAGGGTTCCATTTGGAGCATATTCAAAGACCATCATCCTATTAAaaggatcatcttcttcacaatATCCAATCAGATTCACAAAGTTCTTATGGTTGATCCGGGACAGTTTatcaatctacaaaaaaaaagacatacacCAAACTCCAGTTCAAAAGACTATATTATGGTAAGACCTtctaagttgattttttttttctttctttcgtaATTAACCTTTCTACGGTATGCCATTTCCATGGCTCTTGTCCATTCTTTAGACTCAGCAATCGCGGTTGAAGCCACCGCTATCTCAACACCACTTGACAAAGTTCCTTTATACACAGTGTAACCGTCAAATGTCTCTATAATATTGCTGAAATCCTCACACGCTGTTTCTAGTTCAGACCGATTGAGCTTTGGTACCCCTAGAAATTTTTGTTCATGTCCTCAGTTTCAATGTTAAAAGAAACAGGGTAAAAATGGAAACACTAAAGTAAAAAAGATTTTACCGGTAACAAAAGCTTTCTGTAACTGTCCACTAAGACCAGTTTTCCAAGGACCTATGCTCTTCACAGCTCTTTTCCGGCAGAAGAATATACCCGCTACTATAATCAGTAAACCGACGAAAGAAGCAACCGCAATAACCACATACATCCACACATGTTTTGACTGTTTATTAGCTTGTGGCTGATCCTTAGAGGAATCAGGACTAGTGTCCTCATCAGGAGAAGGAGGGAGTAAAGGCGGTCTTCTCTTCTTTGCATTAGTTACTGCAGGGAAAGACCCGCTGCTTCGAGGGGAAGCTTCGGTTATAATCCCGGGAGAAGGACTAGGAGCGGAAGGAGCAGGCTCAGCTGCCAAATTACTTGTCTCCTCGAGTAACTCACGTCGTTTGAGGATATCAGTTTCCTCCAAAAAACCTGCAAGAATCATATATTGAAGTTTTCAATTACTAATCTTTAGTTTCTACGCTAAACATTGATGAAATCAGAATTGTTTGTGGCTTACTTGGGAATGCTTTCAAGAAACGTCTGGAAGTTGCTTTGATATGGAATACAAGAGCTTCTATCTTTTTTACTCGAATGAAACGGTTTCTTGAAACACTGTCAAGAGAGAGATGAACTGTTAAGATGAATAACCAAAAAGATACTCTCCTGTTAGATGAATTAATATTAGACAGAGCTTACCAATGTCCAAGTCTTCTGTTTGCACATCCGAGAACAGCCAAAGGAGATAACTTTGGACTCTTGTTTAACCGGACTTCATACGCCGATTGAAGTCTCAGGATCTTTATTCTCACATCACCCGATAATTTGTTACCAGAAAGCAACCTATAAGGTCATAGCAACAAAAGATAAGGTATACTTTTTTCAATACATTTTTGTTAAGCACTGAACAATAGAAATGTTAACTCACAAGTGTTTTAGCGATAAGTCATTGGTTAGCTCAGGTGGAATCTGTCCGCTCAAATCGTTATCTCTCAAATCTAAGACTTGCAAGTTTTCGAAACTCCCATACTCCGTTGGAATTCCACCGGAGAAATGATTCCTAGAGAGTATTCTGTAAAAACAAGAAAGCGGATTAGTCCCGCTTAAGCTAATCATCAAAGATTCAAAGAGAAGCTATGGAGAAGAGATCCTTACAGAGATTTTAAGTTACTCAATTGGCTAAGCTCAGGAGCTAACGTTCCTTCCAAAGAACATCCGCTAAGATCCCTATATATAAAACAGACAACACACTTATAATCAGAACATAGAGACAACTAATGATCTCATCTGCAAAGTCTTAGTCTAAAAAACAGAGGAACTTACAGAATCTGCACTTTACCGTCAACGCAAGTCACCCCTGACCAAAAGCAGAGATCATTACCAGAAACATTCCAATTTGCAAGAGTTCCATGAGGATCCGAGTTCACTCTTTCCCGGAATTTCAACAATGCGGATCCTATCAATTCATCACAAATtaagaaccaaaaccctaaaacaaaaaaaagcatgaGAAGTAAAAAAGAAGATAGTCTAACCTTGGGAATCGAGGGACAAAGAGAGAGGAGCTTGAAGGCTAATGATCAAGAAGAGGAAGCAAGGGAAGTGGTATCCACAACCCATTATacggtttgtttttgtttttacaacaAACACTATACTAAAGACTTTTTCCTAAATTACACAaatcaaaatcccaaaaaacccaaacccaaaaaaaaaaaaagaagaagatatgttctATATAGTAATTACAATGTACAACAGGATGATGCAGAAGAAAATTCACGAATATCAGGGTCGACCTTCATCATTTTTTCTCCTCCTTAggtttgaaaatttgatttcaCAAAACCCTTTTCATCACTGTGTTTATTATATCTCTGGGATCTATAACAAGCTCGTTGCGATACCTGaggaaaaatgcaacaaaaacccaaaaatttaaACGAAAATGATAAAGAATCATTACAAAAGGAATACCTTTTCGAAGAAGCAATGTATTTTTATCCAAAACACAAATACAGAGAAATCATCATAAGAAAGAACATTGCAAATTACGTAAAGGAACCATTTGTATgattggaaaaaagaaaaaaaacttactatAAAAAAAGGGCTTCCTTGTAATGCGAGCAAACGTATTATTATGTTTCTGGCAAACAAGAAACAAGCGAGCGGGTAGGGCAAGCAAGATAATGTTGTGTGATTTAGGGAAATCAAAATATCCTCAGAAATCGATGTTAActatattcaaaaacaaaaaataaaaaaaaaaatcgatttcttgtgtgtttgtttgcaggaagatgatgatgatctcagAGTTTTGTCTCTTCGACCATCTTTGGTCTCTCCAGGGCCAAAGGGGGTGGTagccttctctctctcctcctccctCTTCCCTTTtcttcccttctctctcttttgcaacaatttgttgtcttttttaaTTGCTTCGAAATTTTTTCCAATTTCACAACCCCTAATTCCTTgtaatttactttctttttttgttttttttttttttatttttaataatcataCGTGCTTAATTATACTGCACTAGGACACGTCACCTTGCTGCATAAttaatttaaacacaaaaataaaacgattatgtattttaaatttggtTAGTATCCAAATCTCTTCTCATTCTTTATTTTATCAAGAATCCAATTCAAAAACACTTATGGAACGTGCCTGCCTCTTATATATGCCATTACTACTAGTAGGACCGATGATAAAATAGTGAATCTTTCTGACCGTTGGATATCGTTAATCTTACGGTTATGTATGTATGATCACACCCACACAGTTTTTGGGGAATTAATGTGcatgaacatcatcatcattaaacTACATGCCTCCCATTACTTCTTAAATATATTGTCTTCCGTCATGATCAAAATGTCAAAACAATTGCAGCTGATGatattaagaaaatacaaaagtcAATCAAAGCTTATACTATTATATTTATGCATCCTTAGTCTTATTAGACAAAGATAGCTCTCTAGTTCCAATTTagtgattttgattgtttaaagaaaaagaaaaaaacattggattGAGTATCTGCCGCCATGGTTATGTTGTATAATTATGCCGGTCTAAACCGGATAAGTCAAAACCGGTTCGCATCaaacatcaataacataaattgATCCTTCAATTACAAAACATGCGGTCGGAAAAACGAAACCACAGTTATATAACACACactgacacacacacacacacacacaaaaagaattgaaaccCCAAGAATCAATCTCTGGTTCATTACATTGTGTTGcctacaagaaaaagaagaggcaAACCTtaaaactatttattaatttaattgtaaCGTAAAAAAGAACAAGTAATTGTGtcttgttttatgtattttgcTGGCGAGACGATGGATGAACAATCAGCTCCTGCATATaaatttcacaaaagaaaagataaatacaTTGAACAATAATAcaccaaaaatagaaaaaataatctaaaagttatATTTGGATTattaaagaaccaaaagatgTTCAAAGAGTATTATTATTTAGTAGTACCTGAGAATAACGAGCGTGATCGTTGTGAACGTACGATGTTTTAACGATCGTTTCCCATTTCGTAGATTCAAGAACTTCTTGATCTAGTTTCTTGTTACCAACTTGACTTAAAACGACTCCGTATGGTCTAGGGTTCACCGGCGGAAGGAGAGTTCGTCGGAGCCAAGACCGAGACGGAGTTTCCGGTAATGGCGGAGGAGAAATCTCCGGCGTATAGTCCGGCGATGATTTGAGAAGATTCCCTGACCTGTTGTTGATCCTTCTTCTGTTTACTTCCTCCACAAGAAACCTCGAGTCAGGAATCGTCGTACGTTGGTTTCTCGAAGGAGTTGAGACCGAGTTTCTAAACGTTCGGATTTCACCAGAGTTTGAATAATTAGGATGAatctctcttcttgttcttgtcgGATACAGTTCTTGGGACTTGCTTATTCCTCTGTTTAGCCTTTTGAAGCTCTCTGTTGGTTTCTCCGGTGTACCAAGAAAACCGGAATCAGAACAAGAGGTTCGGTACGGAGATATAAAACCGGAGAGACGCCTAGTTGACCAGTTTGGTAAACCAGTTTGTTCACCCGACGAGTGTTTCATAGACCGGTTTGATGACACTGAATCCAAAGGAACCGGGTTTAGAAACTTGAATGAGTTCTTAGCACAAAGCCTTGGCAAGAATCCGCAAGCTTTCTTGGTAACATTTGGGCAGATCTTGTGATCATCATCAccgtaatcatcatcatcatcatcatcgtcatcatcatcttcatcatcatcatcatcatcgatgtttaaatcatcataAAGGCTCTGAACAATGGCGAAATGTTCATGTTCTGAGACTAATTGACTTCTTTGGCGAATCACAAGAGCTTCTTTGGTCTGAGTGATTTGCTTCTGCTCTGAGGAGTTATATGAAGATTGATGTTTCTGATGTATCTGACAAGCCATTGCTTTAGCAGCTGGTAAGAATCTGGACATCATTAGATCTAGACTTTCTCTAgatttcttctcatcatcaccGTCAGATTTCTCACCATTCTTCTCGATTTCGCTTACTCCACTTGTGCTGCAGTTAACAGAGAAGCTTCCATTTGAAGGAACCGTATCcaaatcttcatcttcatcttcgtcgtcttcttcatcttcatcggtTTCTAGTAAACCTGATTCTTGAATCAACGTAGCCATGTCATCTTTTGGTTTTCCAGGGCTTTGTTCCCACACAAAAGGAACTGAAGCTGATTCAGTTAGATGATAAAAGCTCTGGTCTGGTAATACAAAAACCGGCGTTTCTTGTTTTGTACTCGGACATGATCTAAGCACTGGTCTTGTAATCTTCGTCTTCGTGTTCCCTAATTCACTCGAACGTTCTATAAAAGATGGTATCCGTCTTATAGATGGTAATGGAGCATACAAATTCAATTTCCTCCCCTCcattcttgaaaagaaaaagatgagaataagaattaaagaactaaaagaaaagatcaaagaaatatgaaaacgaacatgaggaaaaaaaaaaagatcagtaTATGATCACACAGAAGCTTTTAAAATACCTCTCCACTTGGTTCAATCAAGAATCAGCTTCTGCTGTGTGTTTGAGATTGTAGTTGTTCTTATTAACTTAAAagaataggaaaaaaataataatagagagataatatataatgtataatattaGCGAATGTCTAGGGCCGAGATTGAAGGCTTGAGTTTAGGGGAAATAGCAGATGAATCTATAAGAAGTGTGTGTGAGAGACTAAAGAATTGTCAATAAAAGAGACTTTTGCTTTGATCTTATGTTTTCATTTTGTATAATTGAGACTCATAACAAATCATATCCCCACAAAGATTTGATTGAAATGTAATGATGAGATCaactacttttgttttcttgttggaaTTTTTATGTGTGCTGTGCGGATAGAAAACGATGTCGTTACATATTAGCAGACGAATACAAGAAGAtcatagacaaaaaaaagaaagaattggtATCAAGGTGATTAGGTGAATTAATCAATAGGCCAAAACGTGAGGAGTAGTTGTGGTTCAAGTTTCCAACTATTCTTCTaaaagtaatgaaaaaaaaaaaaaaagtagggaAAAGACAGTTATGTGAGCCAAATAAGCACTAGTGAAGTGGACCGACTTTGGTAAATGTAACACATGTTCTGTCCTGTCCTTTTCCGAGCCACACATGCTGCACTAATTCTTCCATTTTCCCGAATGcactaattaatttgtttaaacttttacaaGTCTTTGAAAAAAAGTCGCGGCATCGCCTCGACGGATGATTGATAGGACTtaattttagattaattaattattttaagtttaCACACAACATGAAAACCTTTTaaccacaaagaaaagaaagttgcACACAACATTccaaataaactaattaagaattgaaaagcaaaaaaaattgacttaTAATTGCTGAATAACCAACCGGCATTGGTggctaaaaaacaaaaagaccaaCCGGCACTGGAAAACACTCTTTCAAAGTCTTACTTAATGTTTACGCCTTCTaaataacaccaaaataaagatttaactGTTCGATACTATACTACATGGAGTAGTTTAGTAATCGTTtcgagaaaggaaaaaagggaGTAGTTTAACATTACTAAGCCACTTCTTTCCAATCTCTAATACTCAAAAGCTTTGGGTTTATCagttcaaaaataaaatgtatagaaataGAATtgtttagaaataattataaggcctattaaaattttgactttttgtGTAGCATGAAATGTGGTGTGGACTGTGGACCAACCCTTGAATTCTATAatattaacttttgttttttaaataaatattaatatttattgaaacaacccttcccgttttttttttttttataccttaatttactagtggtcccatacccactaacatcctaacatcaaacaataacagcggataaccaaataaaataattccaataataaccaacataataatccaataacatcataatccaaacaaagaaataaccaaaagctaacatcctacaatgttcctttgacttaatctagcaacctaacaacagctagaccacaatcaatcaagtctctagaacatcctcctcctcatagcccttgattccacgatcacacttttcctttacctgcacaccacaaacaacaattgagatgcgtaagtattatcataaatacttagtgaggccgtcctcccatctactgggttatacacacaagcatatgagactcccaagtcaacaaacaacaacaacacaatcaacatatcaaaccaggaaaataaGACTCGGCAggtactagtgtcgaccgatgctcaatcggtgtcgaccgatgctacaggaactggtgtcgaccgatgccggAATGGTGACGATCGATGCTACTCGAgacggtgccgatcgatgctccacaaaagtggtatcgatcgacgcCTCTTCTGCAgtcacgatctgcgcgaaactcAGCGACGAACTCCGATCTCAATCAACACAAATTCAACTCCAAACACGTCTAATcatctcggaattcactagaaatcacaaatacaatgtacccaagcaagcaaacaccacaaataacaaggaatcacacaaaacaagggagatctcatgcttagatcaaccatggtcaagcactcacctcaagaacaagaagtttggattgagaaacgtggaaaacaacacctccagaagcttccccttcgattccagcaacagctaacactcctacagcctcagatctctccaaaatcaccaagaacaagcccagaaatcccagaaaagtttttctctcttttctctctttcttttcctctcaaaaacggcgagaACCACAAATAatacgacctagggtcgtttttccccttttacacacgattagggttttaaatcaaaccaaaccgaaccaattcggtaattaaatcaaacccgaccaaaccggaaaacatggtgtcgatcgatgccaccaagggtgtcgatcgacacccacaccaaaaatacacaaattggttcgcgggcgttacaatNNNNNNNNNNNNNNNNNNNNNNNNNNNNNNNNNNNNNNNNNNNNNNNNNNNNNNNNNNNNNNNNNNNNNNNNNNNNNNNNNNNNNNNNNNNNNNNNNNNNNNNNNNNNNNNNNNNNNNNNNNNNNNNNNNNNNNNNNNNNNNNNNNNNNNNNNNNNNNNNNNNNNNNNNNNNNNNNNNNNNNNNNNNNNNNNNNNNNNNNNNNNNNNNNNNNNNNNNNNNNNNNNNNNNNNNNNNNNNNNNNNNNNNNNNNNNNNNNNNNNNNNNNNNNNNNNNNNNNNNNNNNNNNNNNNNNNNNNNNNNNNNNNNNNNNNNNNNNNNNNNNNNNNNNNNNNNNNNNNNNNNNNNNNNNNNNNNNNNNNNNNNNNNNNNNNNNNNNNNNNNNNNNNNNNNNNNNNNNNNNNNNNNNNNNNNNNNNNNNNNNNNNNNNNNNNNNNNNNNNNNNNNNNNNNNNNNNNNNNNNNNNNNNNNNNNNNNNNNNNNNNNNNNNNNNNNNNNNNNNNNNNNNNNNNNNNNNNNNNNNNNNNNNNNNNNNNNNNNNNNNNNNNNNNNNNNNNNNNNNNNNNNNNNNNNNNNNNNNNNNNNNNNNNNNNNNNNNNNNNNNNNNNNNNNNNNNNNNNNNNNNNNNNNNNNNNNNNNNNNNNNNNNNNNNNNNNNNNNNNNNNNNNNNNNNNNNNNNNNNNNNNNNNNNNNNNNNNNNNNNNNNNNNNNNNNNNNNNNNNNNNNNNNNNNNNNNNNNNNNNNNNNNNNNNNNNNNNNNNNNNNNNNNNNNNNNNNNNNNNNNNNNNNNNNNNNNNNNNNNNNNNNNNNNNNNNNNNNNNNNNNNNNNNNNNNNNNNNNNNNNNNNNNNNNNNNNNNNNNNNNNNNNNNNNNNNNNNNNNNNNNNNNNNNNNNNNNNNNNNNNNNNNNNNNNNNNNNNNNNNNNNNNNNNNNNNNNNNNNNNNNNNNNNNNNNNNNNNNNNNNNNNNNNNNNNNNNNNNNNNNNNNNNNNNNNNNNNNNNNNNNNNNNNNNNNNNNNNNNNNNNNNNNNNNNNNNNNNNNNNNNNNNNNNNNNNNNNNNNNNNNNNNNNNNNNNNNNNNNNNNNNNNNNNNNNNNNNNNNNNNNNNNNNNNNNNNNNNNNNNNNNNNNNNNNNNNNNNNNNNNNNNNNNNNNNNNNNNNNNNNNNNNNNNNNNNNNNNNNNNNNNNNNNNNNNNNNNNNNNNNNNNNNNNNNNNNNNNNNNNNNNNNNNNNNNNNNNNNNNNNNNNNNNNNNNNNNNNNNNNNNNNNNNNNNNNNNNNNNNNNNNNNNNNNNNNNNNNNNNNNNNNNNNNNNNNNNNNNNNNNNNNNNNNNNNNNNNNNNNNNNNNNNNNNNNNNNNNNNNNNNNNNNNNNNNNNNNNNNNNNNNNNNNNNNNNNNNNNNNNNNNNNNNNNNNNNNNNNNNNNNNNNNNNNNNNNNNNNNNNNNNNNNNNNNNNNNNNNNNNNNNNNNNNNNNNNNNNNNNNNNNNNNNNNNNNNNNNNNNNNNNNNNNNNNNNNNNNNNNNNNNNNNNNNNNNNNNNNNNNNNNNNNNNNNNNNNNNNNNNNNNNNNNNNNNNNNNNNNNNNNNNNNNNNNNNNNNNNNNNNNNNNNNNNNNNNNNNNNNNNNNNNNNNNNNNNNNNNNNNNNNNNNNNNNNNNNNNNNNNNNNNNNNNNNNNNNNNNNNNNNNNNNNNNNNNNNNNNNNNNNNNNNNNNNNNNNNNNNNNNNNNNNNNNNNNNNNNNNNNNNNNNNNNNNNNNNNNNNNNNNNNNNNNNNNNNNNNNNNNNNNNNNNNNNNNNNNNNNNNNNNNNNNNNNNNNNNNNNNNNNNNNNNNNNNNNNNNNNNNNNNNNNNNNNNNNNNNNNNNNNNNNNNNNNNNNNNNNNNNNNNNNNNNNNNNNNNNNNNNNNNNNNNNNNNNNNNNNNNNNNNNNNNNNNNNNNNNNNNNNNNNNNNNNNNNNNNNNNNNNNNNNNNNNNNNNNNNNNNNNNNNNNNNNNNNNNNNNNNNNNNNNNNNNNNNNNNNNNNNNNNNNNNNNNNNNNNNNNNNNNNNNNNNNNNNNNNNNNNNNNNNNNNNNNNNNNNNNNNNNNNNNNNNNNNNNNNNNNNNNNNNNNNNNNNNNNNNNNNNNNNNNNNNNNNNNNNNNNNNNNNNNNNNNNNNNNNNNNNNNNNNNNNNNNNNNNNNNNNNNNNNNNNNNNNNNNNNNNNNNNNNNNNNNNNNNNNNNNNNNNNNNNNNNNNNNNNNNNNNNN from the Camelina sativa cultivar DH55 chromosome 12, Cs, whole genome shotgun sequence genome contains:
- the LOC104731713 gene encoding uncharacterized protein LOC104731713, encoding MEGRKLNLYAPLPSIRRIPSFIERSSELGNTKTKITRPVLRSCPSTKQETPVFVLPDQSFYHLTESASVPFVWEQSPGKPKDDMATLIQESGLLETDEDEEDDEDEDEDLDTVPSNGSFSVNCSTSGVSEIEKNGEKSDGDDEKKSRESLDLMMSRFLPAAKAMACQIHQKHQSSYNSSEQKQITQTKEALVIRQRSQLVSEHEHFAIVQSLYDDLNIDDDDDDEDDDDDDDDDDDYGDDDHKICPNVTKKACGFLPRLCAKNSFKFLNPVPLDSVSSNRSMKHSSGEQTGLPNWSTRRLSGFISPYRTSCSDSGFLGTPEKPTESFKRLNRGISKSQELYPTRTRREIHPNYSNSGEIRTFRNSVSTPSRNQRTTIPDSRFLVEEVNRRRINNRSGNLLKSSPDYTPEISPPPLPETPSRSWLRRTLLPPVNPRPYGVVLSQVGNKKLDQEVLESTKWETIVKTSYVHNDHARYSQELIVHPSSRQQNT
- the LOC104731712 gene encoding protein MALE DISCOVERER 2-like; this translates as MGCGYHFPCFLFLIISLQAPLSLSLDSQGSALLKFRERVNSDPHGTLANWNVSGNDLCFWSGVTCVDGKVQILDLSGCSLEGTLAPELSQLSNLKSLILSRNHFSGGIPTEYGSFENLQVLDLRDNDLSGQIPPELTNDLSLKHLLLSGNKLSGDVRIKILRLQSAYEVRLNKSPKLSPLAVLGCANRRLGHCVSRNRFIRVKKIEALVFHIKATSRRFLKAFPSFLEETDILKRRELLEETSNLAAEPAPSAPSPSPGIITEASPRSSGSFPAVTNAKKRRPPLLPPSPDEDTSPDSSKDQPQANKQSKHVWMYVVIAVASFVGLLIIVAGIFFCRKRAVKSIGPWKTGLSGQLQKAFVTGVPKLNRSELETACEDFSNIIETFDGYTVYKGTLSSGVEIAVASTAIAESKEWTRAMEMAYRRKIDKLSRINHKNFVNLIGYCEEDDPFNRMMVFEYAPNGTLFEHLHDKEMEHLDWGARMRIIMGTAYCLQHMHEMNPPMAHSDFNSSEIYLTDDYAAKVSEIPFNLEARLNPKKQVSGDLEQTSLLLPPEPEANVHSFGVLMLEIISGKLSFSDEYGSIEQWASKYLGNDDSGEMIDPSLKTFKEEELEVICDVIRECLKTEPGHRPSMKDVTEQLKQVINITPEKATPRSSPLWWAELEILSSEAT